One genomic region from Metallosphaera tengchongensis encodes:
- a CDS encoding MFS transporter has translation MKLRRNIIFSALAFFMGYLARITWSVTSPYSSLRPTVAEDSLIFTLFFLGYVIVQIPAGILADMKSAKLITSLVLLPLSLSLFLSGMANNIELEYIASLIMGLSAGWIYPATLKVISETYKGRELAIAMGYYSLAWPLSITIAGLAIPYLTINLGWRWPYYILAALGIVGAIGTLTVSYPSNNLKGKSGFIIKFNRDVTILSFSGFLFFSSYWIITLYSYKYFLLIFNNPYLAGISYSLLALTGIPSTLISGRFINRLGVKRTLMVFELAYGILIVGIAFLHEPLVVFVIASLMGFIRFVITPANSTAVSLVGGNKSGSVAGTVNLFWQSSGISSPVLASIILGYSNYFVLWLFSALLVIGSAIGYISLKIKN, from the coding sequence ATGAAATTACGTAGAAACATAATTTTCTCGGCTCTAGCGTTTTTCATGGGTTACCTGGCTAGGATAACGTGGAGCGTAACATCACCCTACTCCTCACTAAGACCTACAGTTGCGGAGGATAGTTTAATTTTCACTTTGTTCTTCTTAGGTTATGTAATTGTACAAATACCTGCTGGGATTCTTGCTGATATGAAGTCAGCTAAGCTGATAACTTCTTTAGTTCTGCTTCCACTCTCCCTCTCCCTCTTTCTATCTGGTATGGCAAATAACATTGAACTAGAGTACATAGCTAGCCTGATTATGGGACTTTCAGCCGGTTGGATATACCCAGCCACACTTAAAGTCATCTCTGAGACCTATAAGGGAAGGGAGCTCGCGATAGCCATGGGCTACTACAGCCTGGCGTGGCCCCTTTCCATCACGATAGCCGGATTAGCTATTCCCTACTTGACTATAAACCTAGGGTGGCGGTGGCCATACTATATCTTAGCAGCTTTGGGGATTGTAGGGGCTATAGGAACACTGACAGTGAGTTACCCTAGTAATAACCTTAAAGGGAAATCCGGGTTTATCATTAAGTTTAACAGAGACGTGACTATCCTGAGCTTCTCAGGATTTCTATTTTTCTCTTCATACTGGATAATAACGCTGTATTCATACAAGTATTTCTTGCTTATTTTCAATAACCCTTATCTTGCTGGTATTTCATACTCCCTCCTAGCGTTGACCGGAATTCCTTCCACCCTGATCTCGGGTCGGTTCATAAACAGACTTGGGGTTAAAAGGACACTCATGGTCTTTGAATTAGCTTATGGTATCTTAATTGTGGGAATAGCGTTCTTACACGAGCCTTTAGTAGTATTTGTCATAGCTTCCCTAATGGGGTTTATCAGGTTTGTAATAACTCCTGCCAACTCAACTGCTGTCTCCTTGGTGGGAGGAAATAAGTCTGGCTCAGTAGCCGGGACCGTCAACTTGTTTTGGCAGAGTAGTGGAATCTCCTCTCCTGTGCTAGCTTCAATAATCTTGGGATACTCTAACTACTTTGTCCTTTGGCTTTTTTCAGCTCTCCTGGTCATAGGTTCAGCAATTGGTTATATTTCTTTGAAAATAAAAAATTAA
- a CDS encoding zinc ribbon domain-containing protein: MLRERERVFTMLCRRLLHYYRTLSSHLAKTLWGLGVSTVYLRYPYFISQDKGINFTTNIWSYRKLIEAIRGKLYEYGKKVFLVVEYNTSRLCDFHDVGVRRRLRGVVNCPLGHRLYSDLNGALNIMKLGVKEVVNVLKRPLSFLVSSN, translated from the coding sequence GTGCTAAGAGAAAGGGAAAGGGTCTTCACCATGCTCTGCCGCAGGCTCCTCCATTATTACAGGACTTTATCCTCTCACCTCGCTAAGACGCTGTGGGGGTTAGGGGTCTCAACAGTCTACCTCCGTTACCCTTACTTCATCTCTCAGGACAAGGGTATCAACTTCACTACAAACATCTGGTCTTACCGTAAGTTAATTGAAGCAATCAGGGGCAAACTCTACGAGTATGGTAAAAAGGTATTCCTCGTTGTTGAGTATAACACTTCACGTCTCTGTGATTTCCACGACGTCGGAGTGAGGAGACGTCTTAGGGGAGTTGTTAACTGCCCTTTAGGTCACAGGCTCTACAGTGACCTCAACGGTGCCCTCAACATTATGAAACTGGGGGTAAAGGAAGTCGTTAACGTATTAAAAAGACCTCTTTCCTTTCTCGTCTCTTCTAACTGA